DNA from Krasilnikovia cinnamomea:
GAGACCCACCTCAGCACGCTCGCCGACCTGTGGATCGACGAGATCACCGCAGAGGACCGCCTGGCACCGCAGACCATCGACCGGTACCAGAAGAGCCTGCGCACGATGATCGTTCCAACCCTCGGAAATCTGCGAGTCCGGGAGGCGACGGTCGGCCGCCTGGACCGGTTCCTTCGGGAAATCGCGAAGAATCATCCGGCATCGGCCAAGGGCGCGAAAGTCGTCCTCGGACAGATGCTTGCCCTGGCTGTGCGCCACGGCGCGCTCACCACCAACCCGGTCCGCGACACCAGTCGGCTCCGTAGACCACGCCGCAAGGTCACCGCCCTCACCGGTGATCACCTTCAGGCCGTCCGGACAGCCATCCGGGAATGGCAGCACCCCGTCCCCGGCAAGCCGGGACCTCGGCACACCGGCGACCTGGCCGACATCGTCGACCTCATGCTCGCCACCGGCGCCCGCATCGGCGAGATCCTCGCCCTGCGCTGGGCAGACCTGGACCTAGCCAACTCCCGACCCACCCTGACCATCTCCGGCACCATCGTCTACGTCAAAGGCAAAGGCTTCTTCCGCCAAGAATGGACCAAGTCCGACGCCGGCTACCGGACCGTCGTACTACCCCGATTCGCCATCAGCATGCTGCTGGGCCGCACAGTCGATGCCGCCGACAACCACAACGACGCGATCTTCCCGTCACGGCGCGGCACCTGGCTCTCCCCCAACAACGTACGCCGCCAATGGCGCCACGCCCGCGCCGACAGCGACCTGGAATGGGTCACCCCCCACACGTTCCGCAAGACCGTCGCCACACTCATCGACAAAGAGGCCGACACCAAGAGCGCCGCAGCCCAACTCGGACACGCCAGCGAGGAGATCACCACCACCTACTACATCGCCAAGCCCGCCCTCGCCCCAGACGTCTCCGACATCCTCCAACAGCTCGGCACCGATCAATCAACGGGCGAGCCTGTTCGCCCGTAGGCGCACCCACACTATTCTCCCAATACCCGAGCCTGCAGGCTGCCGCCTGCGCCGGACAGAGCCTCGACCGTTCCGGAGCGCAGCACATTTGCTGGGCCGGGGCCTGAGGCGGGTGGTGCCGCCCCTCAGCTCGCGCGGGCGCCCGCGCGAGCTGAGGGGCGGGGCGGCCCGGAACCATCAGGCTCGGCTTTGAAACCAGGATCACTGCCCGATCGCATGAGGGCTGGGCAGCAGCACACCACTGCGGAGACCAGCGCGTGGAGCGCCGCGAGCGGGATCGCGAGCAACGGCCCTGAAGCACATGGTGATTCGCCCGGCGGCTCACGAGGTTCGAGGTGTCACGCCCGACGGTCTACTGGGTGCTGGAGCGGGCCGCCGCCGGGGCCGGGGCGCCTGCGTGATTCTCGCCAGCGCCCAGGACGAGGCGGTGGTGAGGAAGTCCCGCAACGGTCACTACGGCACCTGCTCGACGGATAAACGCCGTCATAAGATCAGTTATGCGGTCACAGGATGTGGATCATGATCCGGGGCAGTCCCGGGGCTGTCCCCGGTCGCGAAGGGCCGTGACGGTCTACTGAAGAACCGTGCCGTCTTCCGGCGGGCGGCGCAGCCCTCGGAACGGGCGGACCACCTGAGAGCCGTCGGCCCGGCGGATCCACACGTTGCGCGGGCCGCCGCCCGGTCCCCATCCGCAGACGACCGTGACCGGGCGCCCGCGTTCCAGGTACACCCGCCCGGCGATCACGGCGTCGACACGTCCGGGCCGGCCTGGTCGATCAGGCGGTCGAGCATCGTGATGATCCGGTCGAGCTTGCCGTGCGCCGCGGCCAGGGACTCCTCGTGCCGGTCGAGTTTCTCGTTGTGCTGCGACTGGTTGATGGCCATCGCCTGGATGCTGTGGTGCTGCGCCCGCAGGGTCTGCGCCAGCCCGGAGAGGTCACGATCTGCGCTCGCACGCAGCCCGGCCTCCAGGCCCACCTGTTCCTCCAGCGCGGCGATGCGCCGTTCCAGGTCTTCCAGGCTCGCCATCAGGTCGTCTCCCTACTGCCAGGTGTGGTCACGGGTGCCGGGCGGGCCGCGGGCGCCTCGGCGACGCGGGCCAAAGACTCGTACACCTTGGCCCGGGTCACGCCCAGTTCGCGGGCCAGTGCGGTGGCGCCCCACCCGCCGTCCAGGGCCTCGGCAACCGCGTGGCCGCGCACGTCGGCCAGGATCGTCTTGCCCGCCTCGATCAGTTCTGGGGCGCGGCGGGCCCGCTCGACCGGGTCCAGCCCGGCCAGCTCGTCCAGCGCGGCCCGCAGGTCGTCGAGGGTGCCTGGGCGTTCCCATCCGGTACTCACGGTGCCGGGCTGAATGTCCACGATCGACCTCCCCGGTGCGTGGGTGCGGGAACCACCACACCGTATCCCCTAGGGGATACGGTGTCAATGGTAGGGGATACACCCGCTCGGGTGACCGCCCGCGCTCTACATCTTGCGGCGCCCCATGTCAGGACCTCCCTGCTGGGCCGCAGGCGAACAGCACGTTCTCCTCGCTGCTCGGCGGCCTCGCCGGGTCTCCGGATGCGTCGCTCGAACGAGTGACGCATCGTGATCGGCGCATAGGCTGGTGAGTCCAATGACGCGATGAGAGCAGGGGCATGAGCAGCGACTGGACGGGCGCGGTCTATCTGGGCGTCGATCACGGCATGTGGCGGCCCCGGACCTGGCAGGACGTGCTGGATGCCGCCGCCGGAGGGCTGCTCGACGAGTCGCGGTGGGTGGACCTCAAACGCGAACTCAAGGCTGGCCGGCCCGGCAACCACGACCTCGCGATCGACGTCTCGGCGATGGCATTGGAGGGCGGCCTGCTCATCTACGGCATCGTCGATCGCGACAGCCACGCCGGCGAGGTCGTCGGCGTGGAGCTGCGCGGCCTCGCGGACCGGGTCGATCAGGTCGTACGGACGAAGCCCCACCCGCCGGTGCGGGTCCGCTGCGTCGAGATTCCGGACCCGGCCCGCACCGGGTGGGGCTGCCTGCTGGTGATCGTCGCGCCCAGCCCACAGGCGCCACACATGGTCGACAACGTCTACTACGGGCGCGGCGACAAGGCGAACCACAAGCTCAGCGACCAGGACGTCCGGCAGGCGATCAGCGTCCGGGCGCAGCATCAGCACGACTTGTCGCGGCAGCTACGAGTGCTGCGCGATGAGGACCCGACGCCGCAGCCTCACGAGCAGGCGCACCTGTACGTGATCGCGCAGCCGTTGGCGGCGCGCGACGACGCGATGGTGGAGCTGATCACGGGACCGCAGCTGCAGCCAACCTTCCAAGTGTTGGCCAGGGACATCACGGCGGAGCTGCAGTTCGAGTGGGCGCCCCACCTGACCCATGTGACCAGGCCGCAGCGCCGAGCGGACGGGGTCGCCTTTACCTCCTACCGCGAGCGGGATCGCATCATCGAGACCGACCTTCTCGAGCTGGTGTTGCGCGAGGACGGTGGGGTGGCGCTGACCTGCGGCCGCGGCACCGACTGCGGGCGGAGTGACCCAGAACGCTTCGTTTTCCCCGCTCTAGTTCTAGGTCTCACGCATTGCCTGCTCAGCCTGGCCGGGCGCCTGGCCGAGCAGGTCAGCGGCTATCAGGGCCAGTGGGCGGTCGGTGTGCTGCTGGACAACCTCAAGGACGTGAGCCCGTGGGACGGCCGTTCCACCTGGGGAGACATGGGCGTGCCCTACAGCCGCGCAGAGTACGAGCTGCTCGCCACGACCACCACGGAGGAACTGGTCGACGACACCGCCCTGGTCGTGGAGCGCCTCCTCGGTCGTCTCATGCGCGGCCTGGAGGTGGACGGACGATACCTGCCCTACTCGGCTGATTCGCTGCGCAGGACTCCTGGCCTCTGACCCGTATGTGAATGTCGTTCCACTCAGTGTAGGTTCTCGCCGAAGATGTCGGAGCTCCGGGCCAGTGAGCTGCCCAGTGTCACGGCTTCTCACCGGAATGTCGGTCCGGATTTCTCACCGACCTGGCGGTTTCCTCGTCGAGCGCGGCCGGGTGGTGCGTAGGGTCTGCGCATGCCGGATGACGTCAAGATCAGGCCGAGTGCTCGTGTCGTGCTCCTGGATGAGGACGACCGAGTGTTGATGCTCAAGATTCATGACCCTGCTGCGGCTCGGGGGCCCAATCCGATCACGGCTGATTTCTGGCTGCTGGTGGGCGGTGGGGTGGAGCCAGGTGAGACCTATGAGCAGGCGGCCCGCCGTGAGGTCTTCGAGGAGACCGGAATCCGAGACGTCTCGATCGGCCGATGCGTGTGGACGCAGGAGAAGCTTGTGGCCGGCACTGCCGGCGAGCCGTGGTTGGTGACCGCCCGGTTCTTCGTCGCACGGGTCTCGGCGCGCTCGGTGGTCGACTTCGGCAGCCACGAGCCGCTGGAGGCGTCAACGATTGAGGGATATCACTGGTTCTCGCATCAGGAGATCCTCGAGCGTGAGGGTCGGGAGACGTTCCTGCCTCCCGGGCTGGGCAGGCTGCTGGGTGACGTCCTCAACGACGTCCACGAGGGCCCTGTCTCGCTCACGGATGCTGCGGAGGTCGCGAGGGCTCCGTCAGACGAGTAGGGATCCGGGGGCGTTCGGAGTTGGCGGCAAGGCGTTGGCCTGCGGTGTGCCTCATGAGCTGCCCAGCGGTGGGTCAGGGCTGCTGTCCATTCCCAGCTTCCTGTAAGCGTGGGTGGTCCTCATGCCCCGGCTGGCTGGCTGGCTGGTGAGCGTTCCCGCGTTGGCGTCGAGGACGGCTGGGACACCCTGGGCGACGACGGCCTGTTCGTCGCCGTGGCCGATCGGAAGGCCGCCGAGCACCGGAACGCCGAGTTCGCCGAGTTGCTCGGCGAGGACCTGCTGCACGGTCGGCGACGGTCCGTCGCCGTGGTCGCATTCGGTGAACTGGCCGACCGCGACGCCCGCGACGCCGTCAAGCCAGCCGGACTGCTTCAACTGCACGATCGAGCGGTCGATGCGGTATGGCTCCTCGCCCGCGGCCTCGATCAGCAGGATCGCGCCGGTGAGGTCGAGCCGGTGGTGGGTGCCCGCCGTGGTGGCCAGCATGGTCAGGTTGCCGCCGAGCAGCGTTCCTTCCGCACGGCCGGGCACGCGGACGTCGAAGGTGTCCTCGTTCTCGTCGGCGGTCACGACGATGGGGTCTGTGGTCATCAGCGCCCGGCGGGCGCCGTCATGCAGATTCGACAGTCGGGGGCCGTGCACCGTTGGCAGCCCGGTTTCGCACCACAGGGCGACGTGTAGCGCGGTGATGTCGGAGAAGCCCATGAAGAGCTTGGGATCGGCCCGTACGGCGTCGAAGTCGAGCGCGTCGACGATGCGCTGCGCGCCGTAGCCGCCGCGGAGGCAGACGACGGCGCGTACGTCTGGATCGTGGAAGGCAGAGTTGAGGTCGGCCAGGTGGCTATCTCCGCGGATGTGGACACCGTTTGAACGCCGCTTTGGACACCGCTTGATCATCGGCGGATTTCATGTCTGCGAGTTTCGGCACCACTGCGTCCGGCCGCTGTGGCGCCCCAAGCAGCAGGGATGCCGTAACGGCTATGTCAGAGGGGGACGATCCCGCCGCGTTCGATCCTGATGGCTACGCCGGTTTTGGCGGCGAGGGCCTGCGCGAGTGCGGCGTCCGCTGCGGGGATGCCCTCGGCCGGCGGATGGATGTAGTCGCCTCCGACGGTGACGCCGTCGAAGTCGATGTCGATGGTTCCGACTGAGCCCACTTTGAAGTTCTGGAACACGCCGGTGCCCGAATCGATGGAGATGAGCTGTTTCGCGGCCTGTTCGAGGTCGTCCCTGCTGTAGTTGCGCTGCTGGATGGAGATGGGAATGCGCCGGCGGCGGGCCTCGTCCACGATCTGCCGCTGCACAGCGTCGGGCGGCCCGTGCCAGACCAGGATGGCGGAGCCGGCATCCGGGTCGACGATCGTGAAGCTGAACCCGCTGGTCTTGATGCCAGGCAGGGCTTCGATCCAGTAGTTCAGATCGCTGAGCAGTTCCTGGCGGCGCCAGAGAGCCTCCTCGGAGGCCAAGTCGTAGCTCGACGCCATGGGATGGGGCTTGTCGACTGCCGGTTTACTGGCCGCCGGTTCACTGACGGCGGCCGCCGCGGCATGCATCCCGGTGATACCGGCGATGGCGGTGAGGGCGACGACCGCGGAGGTCAGGAGCAGACGGCGCCGCACCGGGCCGGAACCCGACATCAGGTCGGCCGACGACTCGTCCGAGCGCACAGAACCATCGGGGTCGGCCGGGCTGACGGCGTCTTCATCGAAAGTCATCTCGTTCCTCGCTCCGCCTGGTCACGGCTGAGCGGGAATGATAGCGCCGGTTTCAGATTCCGGGACCCCTGTCC
Protein-coding regions in this window:
- a CDS encoding tyrosine-type recombinase/integrase, giving the protein MARPPLPVGTWGTIRTEKLGPNRYCARARFRDYDGKTRDVEATGATGPAAVRALKEKLRDRVAPNDDEITRETHLSTLADLWIDEITAEDRLAPQTIDRYQKSLRTMIVPTLGNLRVREATVGRLDRFLREIAKNHPASAKGAKVVLGQMLALAVRHGALTTNPVRDTSRLRRPRRKVTALTGDHLQAVRTAIREWQHPVPGKPGPRHTGDLADIVDLMLATGARIGEILALRWADLDLANSRPTLTISGTIVYVKGKGFFRQEWTKSDAGYRTVVLPRFAISMLLGRTVDAADNHNDAIFPSRRGTWLSPNNVRRQWRHARADSDLEWVTPHTFRKTVATLIDKEADTKSAAAQLGHASEEITTTYYIAKPALAPDVSDILQQLGTDQSTGEPVRP
- a CDS encoding helix-turn-helix domain-containing protein yields the protein MSSDWTGAVYLGVDHGMWRPRTWQDVLDAAAGGLLDESRWVDLKRELKAGRPGNHDLAIDVSAMALEGGLLIYGIVDRDSHAGEVVGVELRGLADRVDQVVRTKPHPPVRVRCVEIPDPARTGWGCLLVIVAPSPQAPHMVDNVYYGRGDKANHKLSDQDVRQAISVRAQHQHDLSRQLRVLRDEDPTPQPHEQAHLYVIAQPLAARDDAMVELITGPQLQPTFQVLARDITAELQFEWAPHLTHVTRPQRRADGVAFTSYRERDRIIETDLLELVLREDGGVALTCGRGTDCGRSDPERFVFPALVLGLTHCLLSLAGRLAEQVSGYQGQWAVGVLLDNLKDVSPWDGRSTWGDMGVPYSRAEYELLATTTTEELVDDTALVVERLLGRLMRGLEVDGRYLPYSADSLRRTPGL
- a CDS encoding NUDIX hydrolase, giving the protein MPDDVKIRPSARVVLLDEDDRVLMLKIHDPAAARGPNPITADFWLLVGGGVEPGETYEQAARREVFEETGIRDVSIGRCVWTQEKLVAGTAGEPWLVTARFFVARVSARSVVDFGSHEPLEASTIEGYHWFSHQEILEREGRETFLPPGLGRLLGDVLNDVHEGPVSLTDAAEVARAPSDE
- a CDS encoding S66 peptidase family protein; the protein is MIKRCPKRRSNGVHIRGDSHLADLNSAFHDPDVRAVVCLRGGYGAQRIVDALDFDAVRADPKLFMGFSDITALHVALWCETGLPTVHGPRLSNLHDGARRALMTTDPIVVTADENEDTFDVRVPGRAEGTLLGGNLTMLATTAGTHHRLDLTGAILLIEAAGEEPYRIDRSIVQLKQSGWLDGVAGVAVGQFTECDHGDGPSPTVQQVLAEQLGELGVPVLGGLPIGHGDEQAVVAQGVPAVLDANAGTLTSQPASRGMRTTHAYRKLGMDSSPDPPLGSS